The stretch of DNA TTTGCTGAAATGCTACTGGCTGAAGAAGAAGTAAATTCAGCATTTTTTGCTTTTCCGGAAATACTGATGCTTGCAGCTGAAGAGGCTTCTACATCTAGATCAACAGCCCATATCTTGCCTTCAAAACTACTGCTGCTGTCTGCGTTTATATCCAAACTGTTAGCCTCAATATCTCCGTTAATACTTGCAGCACTGGATAGCTCTATGTTTGTCTTTTCCTGAGTAAATTTATCTTTAACCGTGATTTTTCCAGCTGAGTTGGCAATAAGCTTGGTGAAATCTTTCGTATAAATTTTCGCCGTGACATTATTGGTATTCATCACCCTGATTCCTGGCTTATAATGGATATGTAATTTTCCACCATTATTTTCTACTAAGACCTCATTAATAATAGCCTCCGGCGCTGAAATAACGACCCTTTCCGTTTCAGACTTGATCACTTCCGCATCAATAGCCTGAGATACTTCTATTTCATCAAAATCACCTTTAAATTCCTTTTCCTGAATAGGTCCTTGATCTTTATTCGTTATCTTGGAAGATACCCAATCACTTTTTTCATTGATTTTTCGCTCATACTTGCCATTACACGAGGATAGAATTGCAAAGGCTGAAAAAATAAAAAGAGTTGTTGTTTTCATGTTTTATCACTTTATAAATTAAGTTTTTAATATCTTTATACTTTAATAACAACTAATTTATGAAAAATATTACATCAGTATTATTAATTTCTGCTTTAGCATTT from Chryseobacterium piperi encodes:
- a CDS encoding head GIN domain-containing protein, whose translation is MKTTTLFIFSAFAILSSCNGKYERKINEKSDWVSSKITNKDQGPIQEKEFKGDFDEIEVSQAIDAEVIKSETERVVISAPEAIINEVLVENNGGKLHIHYKPGIRVMNTNNVTAKIYTKDFTKLIANSAGKITVKDKFTQEKTNIELSSAASINGDIEANSLDINADSSSSFEGKIWAVDLDVEASSAASISISGKAKNAEFTSSSASSISAKDVMAENVKAEASSGASVQVSATTKVDANASSGGSVDVYKKGNVTSVNKEESSGGSVNIQ